A genome region from Portunus trituberculatus isolate SZX2019 chromosome 18, ASM1759143v1, whole genome shotgun sequence includes the following:
- the LOC123505732 gene encoding glucocorticoid-induced transcript 1 protein-like isoform X2 gives MSGAGAGEREARSSRRPSPLRATVPVQAMHRTSPLRFRNRISPDTEITPGLDLSTATPTKGRARTGRGSQAGEGSALMRRTASLDTIYLKGQWPKDDQPFTQLLHVDKASQTPEEWASSCYGALSWALSEEPYQSGSNSSSNNSSNNSSRRPSVSVVPSPWLGGTSHQAPSPSGEQIDKFIRHRLQRTNKEGTSGSGLRYSPVHADHSVLAPTPVHLRHHALQHANGGSRAISIPQLPKPLLPPRLRSSVEGLNQEIERLVLRPPHMPGDDLDDVWSEVPRDGRRAPIAEYLRFTRSVDTQTPARGSAVSAASSDHTSPSLSPPTSPPHSQDAAMPSSTPSPTSTQTLATSPHINKFLAREPPDGCERVALKHHEDRSGVTKTGVWPAVRPPGAFTLRASQGSAFCAPERIATEEECGATALQPCQHQTDSISIY, from the exons GCTATGCACCGCACCAGCCCTTTGCGCTTTAGGAACAGGATTTCTCCAGATACAGAAATCACACCTGGCCTTGACCTGAGCACTGCCACCCCAACCAAAG GTCGGGCGCGGACAGGCCGCGGAAGCCAGGCTGGCGAGGGGAGCGCGCTGATGCGACGCACGGCATCATTGGACACCATCTACCTCAAGGGACAGTGGCCCAaggacgaccaacccttcacaCAGCTGCTTCATGTAGACAAGGCCTCTCAG ACCCCAGAAGAGTGGGCCTCAAGCTGTTACGGGGCACTGAGCTGGGCCCTCAGTGAAGAGCCTTACCAGagtggtagcaatagtagtagtaacaacagcagcaacaacagcagcagaagaccATCAGTGTCTGTGGTTCCCTCTCCGTGGCTGGGGGGTACCAGCCACCAGGCACCCTCTCCTTCAGGAGAACAGATTGACAAGTTTATCCGGCACCG GCTTCAACGAACCAACAAAGAAGGGACAAGTGGTAGTGGTCTCCGCTACAGTCCCGTACATGCTGATCACTCCGTCCTTGCTCCAACACCAGTTCACCTGAGACACCATGCCCTCCAACATGCAAATG GTGGGTCCCGTGCCATCTCCATCCCACAGCTGCCCAAGCCACTGCTTCCTCCCCGACTGCGCAGCTCAGTGGAAGGTCTTAACCAAGAAATTGAACGCCTCGTTTTGCGACCGCCCCACATGCCTGGGGATGACCTAGATGATGTG TGGAGTGAAGTCCCACGTGACGGCCGCAGAGCACCCATTGCTGAGTACCTGAGGTTTACAAGGAGCGTCGACACTCAAACACCTGCCAGAGGGTCAGCAGTGTCCGCTGCCAGTTCTGACCACACATCCCCCTCTCTATCCCcacccacctcccctccacacaGTCAGGATGCTGCCATGCCATCCTCTACTCCAAGCCCAACTAGTACACAAACACTGGCTACTTCCCCTCACATTAACAAGTTCCTGGCACGGGAGCCTCCAGATGGCTGTGAGAGAGTGGCTCTCAAGCATCATGAAGACAG GTCAGGGGTAACAAAGACAGGAGTGTGGCCAGCTGTCAGGCCCCCGGGTGCTTTCACTCTACGGGCCAGTCAGGGATCAGCCTTCTGTGCACCAGAGAGGATAGCAACAGAAGAGGAGTGTGGAGCCACTGCCCTCCAACCATGTCAGCATCAAACTGATTCT ATATCCATCTACTGA
- the LOC123505732 gene encoding glucocorticoid-induced transcript 1 protein-like isoform X1, translating to MSGAGAGEREARSSRRPSPLRATVPVQAMHRTSPLRFRNRISPDTEITPGLDLSTATPTKGRARTGRGSQAGEGSALMRRTASLDTIYLKGQWPKDDQPFTQLLHVDKASQTPEEWASSCYGALSWALSEEPYQSGSNSSSNNSSNNSSRRPSVSVVPSPWLGGTSHQAPSPSGEQIDKFIRHRLQRTNKEGTSGSGLRYSPVHADHSVLAPTPVHLRHHALQHANGGSRAISIPQLPKPLLPPRLRSSVEGLNQEIERLVLRPPHMPGDDLDDVWSEVPRDGRRAPIAEYLRFTRSVDTQTPARGSAVSAASSDHTSPSLSPPTSPPHSQDAAMPSSTPSPTSTQTLATSPHINKFLAREPPDGCERVALKHHEDRSGVTKTGVWPAVRPPGAFTLRASQGSAFCAPERIATEEECGATALQPCQHQTDSVSVYCPVCAGSPSVCLEGESPDPEMVQYVPEACQTSPSHTMTCDVGVSTMVPGPASTSIGPAPELTADQ from the exons GCTATGCACCGCACCAGCCCTTTGCGCTTTAGGAACAGGATTTCTCCAGATACAGAAATCACACCTGGCCTTGACCTGAGCACTGCCACCCCAACCAAAG GTCGGGCGCGGACAGGCCGCGGAAGCCAGGCTGGCGAGGGGAGCGCGCTGATGCGACGCACGGCATCATTGGACACCATCTACCTCAAGGGACAGTGGCCCAaggacgaccaacccttcacaCAGCTGCTTCATGTAGACAAGGCCTCTCAG ACCCCAGAAGAGTGGGCCTCAAGCTGTTACGGGGCACTGAGCTGGGCCCTCAGTGAAGAGCCTTACCAGagtggtagcaatagtagtagtaacaacagcagcaacaacagcagcagaagaccATCAGTGTCTGTGGTTCCCTCTCCGTGGCTGGGGGGTACCAGCCACCAGGCACCCTCTCCTTCAGGAGAACAGATTGACAAGTTTATCCGGCACCG GCTTCAACGAACCAACAAAGAAGGGACAAGTGGTAGTGGTCTCCGCTACAGTCCCGTACATGCTGATCACTCCGTCCTTGCTCCAACACCAGTTCACCTGAGACACCATGCCCTCCAACATGCAAATG GTGGGTCCCGTGCCATCTCCATCCCACAGCTGCCCAAGCCACTGCTTCCTCCCCGACTGCGCAGCTCAGTGGAAGGTCTTAACCAAGAAATTGAACGCCTCGTTTTGCGACCGCCCCACATGCCTGGGGATGACCTAGATGATGTG TGGAGTGAAGTCCCACGTGACGGCCGCAGAGCACCCATTGCTGAGTACCTGAGGTTTACAAGGAGCGTCGACACTCAAACACCTGCCAGAGGGTCAGCAGTGTCCGCTGCCAGTTCTGACCACACATCCCCCTCTCTATCCCcacccacctcccctccacacaGTCAGGATGCTGCCATGCCATCCTCTACTCCAAGCCCAACTAGTACACAAACACTGGCTACTTCCCCTCACATTAACAAGTTCCTGGCACGGGAGCCTCCAGATGGCTGTGAGAGAGTGGCTCTCAAGCATCATGAAGACAG GTCAGGGGTAACAAAGACAGGAGTGTGGCCAGCTGTCAGGCCCCCGGGTGCTTTCACTCTACGGGCCAGTCAGGGATCAGCCTTCTGTGCACCAGAGAGGATAGCAACAGAAGAGGAGTGTGGAGCCACTGCCCTCCAACCATGTCAGCATCAAACTGATTCTGTAAGTGTATATTGTCCTGTTTGTGCTGGTAGTCCTAGTGTGTGTCTGGAGGGAGAGAGTCCAGACCCAGAGATGGTGCAATATGTGCCCGAGGCCTGCCAGACCTCCCCATCCCACACAATGACATGTGACGTGGGTGTGTCCACAATGGTGCCCGGTCCTGCCAGCACAAGCATAGGGCCAGCCCCTGAACTCACTGCAGATCAATAG
- the LOC123505732 gene encoding glucocorticoid-induced transcript 1 protein-like isoform X3 yields the protein MRRTASLDTIYLKGQWPKDDQPFTQLLHVDKASQTPEEWASSCYGALSWALSEEPYQSGSNSSSNNSSNNSSRRPSVSVVPSPWLGGTSHQAPSPSGEQIDKFIRHRLQRTNKEGTSGSGLRYSPVHADHSVLAPTPVHLRHHALQHANGGSRAISIPQLPKPLLPPRLRSSVEGLNQEIERLVLRPPHMPGDDLDDVWSEVPRDGRRAPIAEYLRFTRSVDTQTPARGSAVSAASSDHTSPSLSPPTSPPHSQDAAMPSSTPSPTSTQTLATSPHINKFLAREPPDGCERVALKHHEDRSGVTKTGVWPAVRPPGAFTLRASQGSAFCAPERIATEEECGATALQPCQHQTDSVSVYCPVCAGSPSVCLEGESPDPEMVQYVPEACQTSPSHTMTCDVGVSTMVPGPASTSIGPAPELTADQ from the exons ATGCGACGCACGGCATCATTGGACACCATCTACCTCAAGGGACAGTGGCCCAaggacgaccaacccttcacaCAGCTGCTTCATGTAGACAAGGCCTCTCAG ACCCCAGAAGAGTGGGCCTCAAGCTGTTACGGGGCACTGAGCTGGGCCCTCAGTGAAGAGCCTTACCAGagtggtagcaatagtagtagtaacaacagcagcaacaacagcagcagaagaccATCAGTGTCTGTGGTTCCCTCTCCGTGGCTGGGGGGTACCAGCCACCAGGCACCCTCTCCTTCAGGAGAACAGATTGACAAGTTTATCCGGCACCG GCTTCAACGAACCAACAAAGAAGGGACAAGTGGTAGTGGTCTCCGCTACAGTCCCGTACATGCTGATCACTCCGTCCTTGCTCCAACACCAGTTCACCTGAGACACCATGCCCTCCAACATGCAAATG GTGGGTCCCGTGCCATCTCCATCCCACAGCTGCCCAAGCCACTGCTTCCTCCCCGACTGCGCAGCTCAGTGGAAGGTCTTAACCAAGAAATTGAACGCCTCGTTTTGCGACCGCCCCACATGCCTGGGGATGACCTAGATGATGTG TGGAGTGAAGTCCCACGTGACGGCCGCAGAGCACCCATTGCTGAGTACCTGAGGTTTACAAGGAGCGTCGACACTCAAACACCTGCCAGAGGGTCAGCAGTGTCCGCTGCCAGTTCTGACCACACATCCCCCTCTCTATCCCcacccacctcccctccacacaGTCAGGATGCTGCCATGCCATCCTCTACTCCAAGCCCAACTAGTACACAAACACTGGCTACTTCCCCTCACATTAACAAGTTCCTGGCACGGGAGCCTCCAGATGGCTGTGAGAGAGTGGCTCTCAAGCATCATGAAGACAG GTCAGGGGTAACAAAGACAGGAGTGTGGCCAGCTGTCAGGCCCCCGGGTGCTTTCACTCTACGGGCCAGTCAGGGATCAGCCTTCTGTGCACCAGAGAGGATAGCAACAGAAGAGGAGTGTGGAGCCACTGCCCTCCAACCATGTCAGCATCAAACTGATTCTGTAAGTGTATATTGTCCTGTTTGTGCTGGTAGTCCTAGTGTGTGTCTGGAGGGAGAGAGTCCAGACCCAGAGATGGTGCAATATGTGCCCGAGGCCTGCCAGACCTCCCCATCCCACACAATGACATGTGACGTGGGTGTGTCCACAATGGTGCCCGGTCCTGCCAGCACAAGCATAGGGCCAGCCCCTGAACTCACTGCAGATCAATAG
- the LOC123505858 gene encoding DNA replication complex GINS protein PSF2-like isoform X2, translating to MDAAEVEFLAEKLPITVVPNFTQDKLYLISGDVGPFTPGIPVEVPLWLGLNLRQRSKCRIVIPDWLQEEKLAEKKEEEAQSKVFTEMPCEHYMIVAQLLLSAEPEGIPNSQQVKTLLKDIWDLRISKLRSSVADFILSEGSHAKLDRLTHMEINSIRPFLPHSLDQVYRLAKSVHNTELSQTQD from the exons ATGGATGCTGCGGAGGTTGAATTTCTGGCTGAGAAATTGCCAATCACTGTTGTACCAAACTTCACTCAAGACAAACTTTACCTTATATCAGGTGATGTGGGACCATTCACCCCAG GAATCCCagtggaggtgcctctgtgGCTTGGGTTAAACCTACGTCAGAGAAGTAAATGTCGCATAGTTATTCCTGACTGGCTGCAAGAAGAGAAACTAgctgagaaaaaggaagaagaggcccAGTCTAAG GTGTTTACAGAAATGCCATGTGAGCATTATATGATTGTTGCTCAGTTACTGCTATCTGCTGAGCCTGAAGGCATTCCCAACTCACAACAGGTTAAAACTCTTCTTAAG GACATCTGGGACTTGCGCATCTCTAAGCTACGGTCGTCTGTGGCAGATTTCATCCTTAGTGAAGGATCACACGCAAAGTTGGATCGACTAACACACATGGAAATTAACAGCATcagacccttccttcctcactcattAGATCAGGTATACCGTCTTGCAAAATCAGTGCATAACACTGAACTTTCTCAAACACAAGACTAA
- the LOC123505858 gene encoding DNA replication complex GINS protein PSF2-like isoform X1 codes for MGLVTMDAAEVEFLAEKLPITVVPNFTQDKLYLISGDVGPFTPGIPVEVPLWLGLNLRQRSKCRIVIPDWLQEEKLAEKKEEEAQSKVFTEMPCEHYMIVAQLLLSAEPEGIPNSQQVKTLLKDIWDLRISKLRSSVADFILSEGSHAKLDRLTHMEINSIRPFLPHSLDQVYRLAKSVHNTELSQTQD; via the exons ATGGGATT GGTAACGATGGATGCTGCGGAGGTTGAATTTCTGGCTGAGAAATTGCCAATCACTGTTGTACCAAACTTCACTCAAGACAAACTTTACCTTATATCAGGTGATGTGGGACCATTCACCCCAG GAATCCCagtggaggtgcctctgtgGCTTGGGTTAAACCTACGTCAGAGAAGTAAATGTCGCATAGTTATTCCTGACTGGCTGCAAGAAGAGAAACTAgctgagaaaaaggaagaagaggcccAGTCTAAG GTGTTTACAGAAATGCCATGTGAGCATTATATGATTGTTGCTCAGTTACTGCTATCTGCTGAGCCTGAAGGCATTCCCAACTCACAACAGGTTAAAACTCTTCTTAAG GACATCTGGGACTTGCGCATCTCTAAGCTACGGTCGTCTGTGGCAGATTTCATCCTTAGTGAAGGATCACACGCAAAGTTGGATCGACTAACACACATGGAAATTAACAGCATcagacccttccttcctcactcattAGATCAGGTATACCGTCTTGCAAAATCAGTGCATAACACTGAACTTTCTCAAACACAAGACTAA